One genomic segment of Natrialbaceae archaeon AArc-T1-2 includes these proteins:
- a CDS encoding methyl-accepting chemotaxis protein — MGTAQLATEVEEQTHDYQTELAGTEAENVQNHHERNLLVTDIIAMSDPLEPSDDHDEYVEEARSFLETEQSRHADTTHIHLIDTSEEHVLASTADEIDDEQFGTLDATWTEPDQLPQRSDSYFIDVYENHDGDAVAAYARPVPDEDGVQLMSDRLVVYTVDFDAYAEHLTDEDGEIAYLVDTADERVLMDPTGTSTFESYEHSEVVRDGAGVDTVEIGTPDGSLADSIRWANEGDRYEDGEYLASHAIVPGVDNWYVVVHTPQDEAYGLIYTVREWGMYGSVAGLLLVVLVGGIIGRNTSKSINRLRSRAERMADGDLNVELETNRIDSIGQLYDDFATMRDSLREQIHEAQQARQEAEQAREETERVNRQLEAKADEYSEVMQTCADGDFTARMSPDADNEAMADIAEEFNEMVAEIEETTERIKAFAREVATASEQVTASSEEVRSASEQVTESVQEISAGADEQNEHLQSVTHEMNGLSTTIQQIAASSNEVAEIAAKTADAGDQGREAAQDAIEGMREIETESDAAVEEFERLEAEIEQIDDLLEFITEVAEQTNMLALNANIEAARSGGSDEGFSVVAGEVKELAEETKAAAEDIDDRLARIQRQSERTASEIRATSEHVSEHATSVERAVDALEDIAKYAAETNTGVQEISAASEQQAASTQQVVAMVDEAATIAEETTAESETVAAAAEEQTTALTDVSQSADELADRAVRLSEALDRFETDVDVDRTADELDIDATTDGLDLTAQPFAANGPDERVTVSEDEDEDAQTAVDRTTPGDDEEPASALDRLEQIQTDEQVLDVETDAEPMPDTGIGERDSPDDAGVELDGESMGNDEGESPAEVDSSDDRTGPTELDAGTETEDEPTPEENDDEDDVFAFEDT, encoded by the coding sequence GTGGGAACAGCACAGCTCGCGACAGAGGTCGAAGAACAGACGCACGATTACCAGACCGAGCTCGCCGGAACGGAGGCCGAAAACGTCCAGAACCACCACGAGCGGAACCTCCTGGTTACCGACATCATCGCGATGTCCGATCCGCTCGAGCCGAGCGACGACCACGACGAGTACGTCGAGGAAGCTCGGAGTTTCCTCGAAACCGAACAGAGCCGACACGCCGATACGACTCATATCCATCTCATCGATACGTCAGAGGAGCACGTTCTGGCAAGTACTGCCGATGAGATAGACGATGAGCAGTTCGGGACGCTCGATGCGACGTGGACGGAGCCAGACCAGCTCCCACAGCGAAGCGATTCGTACTTTATCGACGTCTACGAGAATCACGACGGAGACGCCGTCGCAGCGTACGCTCGACCAGTGCCGGACGAAGACGGCGTCCAGCTGATGAGTGATCGACTCGTCGTCTACACGGTCGATTTCGACGCGTACGCCGAACACCTAACCGATGAGGACGGGGAGATCGCGTACCTGGTCGACACTGCCGACGAGCGCGTTCTCATGGATCCGACCGGTACCTCGACGTTCGAGAGCTACGAACACAGCGAGGTGGTCAGAGACGGTGCCGGCGTCGATACCGTCGAGATCGGCACCCCAGATGGCTCACTCGCCGACTCGATCAGGTGGGCGAACGAGGGCGACAGATACGAAGACGGCGAGTATCTCGCGTCCCACGCCATCGTTCCCGGTGTCGATAACTGGTATGTGGTCGTCCATACGCCTCAGGACGAGGCATACGGCCTGATTTACACCGTTCGGGAGTGGGGCATGTACGGTTCCGTCGCGGGCCTACTTCTCGTCGTTCTCGTCGGCGGCATCATCGGACGGAACACGTCTAAATCGATCAATCGGCTCCGGAGCAGGGCGGAACGCATGGCCGACGGCGACCTCAACGTCGAGTTGGAGACGAACCGAATCGACAGCATCGGTCAGCTCTACGACGACTTTGCGACGATGCGTGACTCCTTGCGAGAACAGATCCACGAGGCACAACAGGCTCGCCAGGAGGCAGAACAGGCACGCGAGGAGACCGAGCGAGTCAACCGCCAGCTCGAGGCGAAAGCCGACGAGTACAGCGAGGTGATGCAGACCTGTGCCGACGGCGATTTCACCGCCCGGATGAGCCCCGACGCGGACAACGAGGCCATGGCGGACATCGCCGAAGAGTTCAACGAGATGGTCGCCGAGATCGAAGAGACGACCGAGCGGATCAAAGCGTTCGCACGCGAGGTCGCGACCGCCTCCGAGCAGGTCACGGCGAGTTCCGAGGAGGTCAGATCGGCCTCCGAGCAGGTCACCGAGTCCGTCCAGGAGATCTCCGCCGGAGCCGACGAGCAGAACGAGCACCTCCAGTCGGTCACCCACGAGATGAACGGGCTCTCGACGACGATCCAGCAGATCGCCGCCTCCTCGAACGAGGTCGCAGAGATCGCCGCAAAGACCGCCGACGCCGGCGACCAGGGTCGAGAGGCGGCCCAGGACGCCATCGAGGGGATGCGCGAGATCGAAACCGAATCCGACGCCGCCGTCGAGGAGTTCGAACGCCTCGAAGCGGAGATCGAACAGATCGACGACCTCCTCGAGTTCATCACCGAGGTCGCCGAGCAGACCAACATGCTGGCGCTGAACGCGAACATCGAGGCGGCTCGCTCCGGCGGCTCCGACGAGGGGTTCTCGGTGGTCGCCGGCGAGGTCAAAGAACTCGCCGAGGAGACCAAAGCCGCCGCCGAGGACATCGACGACCGCCTGGCGCGCATCCAGCGCCAGAGCGAGCGGACGGCATCGGAGATCCGGGCCACGAGCGAGCACGTCTCCGAGCACGCGACGTCGGTCGAACGCGCCGTCGACGCACTCGAGGACATCGCCAAGTACGCAGCCGAAACCAACACCGGCGTCCAGGAGATCTCGGCGGCGAGCGAACAGCAAGCGGCCTCGACCCAGCAGGTCGTCGCGATGGTCGACGAGGCCGCGACGATCGCCGAAGAGACGACCGCCGAAAGCGAAACCGTCGCCGCCGCCGCCGAAGAACAGACCACGGCGCTGACGGACGTCTCACAGAGCGCAGACGAACTCGCCGACCGGGCCGTGCGACTCTCGGAGGCGCTCGACCGATTCGAAACCGATGTCGACGTCGATCGGACCGCCGACGAGTTGGATATCGACGCCACGACCGACGGGTTGGATCTCACAGCGCAGCCATTCGCGGCCAACGGTCCGGACGAGCGTGTGACTGTATCTGAGGACGAAGACGAGGACGCCCAAACGGCCGTCGACAGGACGACGCCCGGCGACGACGAGGAGCCGGCTTCCGCACTCGACAGACTCGAGCAGATACAGACAGACGAACAGGTCCTCGACGTCGAGACGGACGCGGAGCCGATGCCCGATACCGGTATCGGTGAGCGAGACTCGCCGGACGACGCCGGCGTCGAACTGGACGGCGAGTCGATGGGCAACGACGAGGGTGAGTCGCCTGCCGAGGTTGACTCGAGCGATGACAGAACGGGCCCGACCGAACTCGACGCTGGCACCGAGACGGAGGACGAGCCGACACCCGAAGAGAACGACGACGAGGACGACGTCTTCGCGTTCGAGGACACCTGA
- a CDS encoding oxidoreductase — protein MGWTADDVPDQRGRKHLVTGANSGIGLETTRELARNGATVIMACRSVDRANAAVTDIREGVPDADLRVERCDLGDLESIRSLADRLGDETIDVLINNAGTMAIPRSETEDGFETQFGVNHLGHFALTGRLLENLRPDDERDSRVVTVSSAMHERGVIDFDDLHGERAYDAWDAYAQSKLANVLFAYDLERRFLTAGANVTSIAVHPGYANTQLQFRGLERRGRRFRKAARWVMNTVLAQSASMGALPTLYAATAPEAEGGAYYGPGGLMNMRGTPKRQASSDRSYDEETARRLWNISSELTDVTYELPDPTVDGPRV, from the coding sequence ATGGGCTGGACAGCCGACGACGTCCCCGACCAACGCGGACGCAAACACCTCGTGACGGGAGCGAACAGCGGAATCGGCCTCGAGACCACTCGTGAGCTCGCGCGAAACGGTGCGACGGTGATCATGGCCTGTCGGAGCGTCGATCGTGCCAACGCAGCGGTCACGGATATTCGTGAGGGGGTCCCCGACGCCGACCTCCGCGTCGAGCGGTGCGATCTGGGAGACCTCGAGTCGATCCGATCGCTCGCAGATCGTCTCGGCGACGAAACGATCGACGTACTGATCAACAACGCCGGAACGATGGCGATCCCCCGGTCGGAGACCGAAGACGGCTTCGAGACGCAGTTCGGCGTCAACCACCTCGGCCACTTCGCGCTGACGGGCCGGTTGCTCGAGAATCTCCGTCCCGACGACGAGCGCGACTCGCGGGTGGTCACCGTCTCGAGTGCCATGCACGAGCGGGGGGTAATCGACTTCGACGACCTCCACGGCGAGCGAGCGTACGACGCGTGGGACGCCTACGCCCAGTCGAAGCTCGCGAACGTGCTCTTCGCGTACGACCTCGAGCGCCGGTTTCTCACCGCCGGAGCGAATGTAACGAGCATCGCCGTCCACCCCGGCTACGCGAATACGCAACTCCAGTTTCGCGGTCTCGAGCGGCGCGGACGTCGGTTTCGGAAGGCGGCGAGGTGGGTGATGAATACGGTACTCGCACAGTCTGCTTCGATGGGCGCGTTACCGACGCTGTACGCTGCAACGGCACCGGAGGCCGAGGGGGGAGCGTACTACGGTCCCGGCGGACTCATGAACATGCGCGGCACGCCCAAACGTCAGGCCTCTTCGGACCGGTCCTACGACGAGGAGACGGCCCGTCGGCTGTGGAATATTTCGAGCGAACTGACCGACGTCACGTACGAGCTACCGGATCCCACCGTCGATGGACCTCGAGTGTAA
- a CDS encoding CPBP family intramembrane glutamic endopeptidase, giving the protein MSWTRWILSGFLSASGPAIAAVVVVYVSGDDLRAWARGIVAWRVHPKWYAAAIGIPATIALGSGIAGHLAGGPVDFGTFSPALLTLAFGIVLATFIGGGQEEIGWRGFAQPELQRRYGATLAALGVGIIWGVWHLPLFFDPLAPHSQWPLVSQAAYFFGITGFSVLLAWVYNGSGGSILLAMIMHGSKNATGGALVPLDTDVVIVDGAPDYGALVSVNVSTAAITVALALLVVAVVGTDLLARRNNSSTAV; this is encoded by the coding sequence ATGTCGTGGACACGGTGGATTCTGAGCGGATTTCTCAGTGCATCCGGACCGGCTATCGCCGCCGTCGTCGTCGTTTATGTAAGCGGCGATGATCTCCGCGCATGGGCCCGGGGAATCGTCGCGTGGCGCGTTCACCCGAAGTGGTACGCAGCGGCGATCGGAATCCCGGCCACCATCGCGCTCGGCTCCGGGATTGCCGGACACCTTGCGGGTGGGCCAGTTGATTTCGGTACGTTTTCACCGGCGCTGCTAACACTTGCGTTCGGAATCGTCCTGGCGACGTTCATCGGCGGTGGTCAAGAGGAAATCGGATGGCGTGGCTTCGCACAACCGGAACTCCAGCGACGGTACGGTGCAACACTCGCCGCACTCGGAGTCGGGATTATCTGGGGTGTATGGCACCTGCCGTTATTCTTCGATCCGCTTGCGCCACACTCCCAGTGGCCGCTCGTCTCCCAGGCAGCATACTTTTTCGGAATAACCGGCTTTTCGGTGCTTCTCGCGTGGGTCTACAACGGATCCGGCGGTAGCATCCTGCTCGCGATGATCATGCACGGAAGCAAAAACGCCACCGGTGGGGCGCTCGTTCCGCTCGATACCGACGTCGTTATCGTCGATGGCGCGCCCGATTACGGGGCACTCGTCTCGGTCAACGTTTCTACCGCAGCGATCACGGTCGCGCTTGCGCTCCTCGTCGTCGCCGTCGTCGGGACGGACCTTCTCGCTCGCCGAAACAACTCGTCGACGGCTGTTTGA